The Jannaschia sp. M317 DNA segment GATAGACCTCCGCGACCCTCGGGTTCGGATGGCTTGTCAGCGTGAAGCGCAGCGAACGACTGACGCGCTGCGGATCCTGCAGCATGGGCAGATAGGTATAGTTCAAACGGTCAAAGCCGAACCGGGCCATGGCGGCGCGCAGGGTCGCCCACACCTCCTCGATGTGGCCCGCAAAGCTTATGGTGCGGATCACGGATAACGTCTCTGCCTGCGAAAGCGGGCAGACGCGCGGGTGGCAAATGGTATCTATGATCGGACCGCCGCTTGTATTTCGGGCAAACCGTCCCCGGTCAGCCGACGCGCGTCAAGTTGACGCCAGTCACGTCACCGTCAGAAACGTTCGGCGCGCAGAACCTCGCAGTCGGTCACCGAGACCACACCGATGTGCCGTTCGACCACCGCGAAGGCGGCTTCGAGCAGGGTATCCAGCGCCCCTTCCCGGACGATACAGACCACCGCCGACATGCCGCCCGCGCGGCTGACCTGCCCGGCGCGGGACCATTGGCCGGACCGGCCCGACCCGCCCCGAACCGGCAGGATCGTGAAACCGGTGACACCTGCCTTGACCAATGCCTCGGTCAGGCGGCGTTCCATCATGCTTTCGATGATGATCTCGACGCGCT contains these protein-coding regions:
- a CDS encoding P-II family nitrogen regulator, giving the protein MQTHSAKRVEIIIESMMERRLTEALVKAGVTGFTILPVRGGSGRSGQWSRAGQVSRAGGMSAVVCIVREGALDTLLEAAFAVVERHIGVVSVTDCEVLRAERF